The Medicago truncatula cultivar Jemalong A17 chromosome 4, MtrunA17r5.0-ANR, whole genome shotgun sequence genome includes a region encoding these proteins:
- the LOC11422753 gene encoding probable sugar phosphate/phosphate translocator At3g11320 → MTQMMKNSIPWPTIMVVISWYTSNIGVLLMNKYLLSSYGYKFPVFLTMCHMMLCSVFSYVGISVMDIVPLQNVQSKNQLFKICGLSVVFCFSVVCGNMSLNYIPVSFNQAIGATTPFFTAVFAYVVSRKREAWVTYATLLPVVAGVVIASGGEPSFHLFGFIICVASTAARAFKSVLQDILLSSEGEKLNSMNLLLYMAPIAMLVLLPATLLIEGNVLRITMELASEDIRIFWYLLLSSSLAYFVNLTNFLVTKYTSALTLQVLGNAKGAVAVVISILIFQNPVSMIGMLGYVLTIIGVILYSETKKRFT, encoded by the exons ATGACCCAGATGATGAAAAACTCAATTCCATGGCCAACAATTATGGTTGTAATATCATGGTACACTTCAAACATTGGTGTTCTTCTAATGAACAAGTACTTGTTAAGCAGCTATGGTTACAAGTTCCCGGTTTTCCTCACCATGTGTCACATGATGTTGTGTTCAGTTTTCAGTTACGTTGGAATTTCTGTTATGGATATTGTACCTTTGCAGAATGTGCAATCTAAGAATCAGTTGTTCAAGATCTGTGGTTTGAgtgttgtgttttgtttctCCGTTGTTTGCGGGAACATGTCGTTGAATTATATTCCGGTGTCGTTTAATCAAGCTATTGGTGCTACTACACCTTTTTTCACCGCTGTTTTTGCTTATGTTGTGAGTAGAAAAAGAGAGGCTTGGGTTACTTATGCTACTCTTTTGCCTGTTGTTGCTGGTGTTGTCATTGCTAGTGGG GGTGAACCAAGTTTTCATCTATTTGGATTTATAATCTGTGTTGCATCAACAGCTGCCAGAGCATTTAAATCAGTGCTTCAAGATATTTTGTTGTCTTCGGAAGG aGAAAAGTTGAATTCTATGAACCTGTTGCTTTACATGGCACCTATAGCAATGTTGGTCTTACTCCCTGCAACATTGTTGATAGAGGGAAACGTGCTTAGAATCACTATGGAGCTTGCTAGTGAGGATATCAGAATTTTCTGGTATCTACTTTTGAGTTCCTCTCTTGCATATTTTGTGAACCTCACAAATTTTTTGGTGACCAAATATACAAGTGCACTTACCCTTCAG GTGTTGGGAAATGCAAAGGGAGCAGTTGCCGTGGTGATCtcaattttgatatttcaaaACCCTGTTTCAATGATAGGAATGCTTGGCTATGTTCTCACCATTATTGGAGTTATATTGTATAGTGAAACCAAGAAGAGATTTACTTAG